The proteins below come from a single Microtus pennsylvanicus isolate mMicPen1 chromosome 13, mMicPen1.hap1, whole genome shotgun sequence genomic window:
- the LOC142833617 gene encoding interferon alpha-12-like — protein sequence MARPCAFLMALVLMTYSSTCSLGCDLPHTHNLRNKGALTLLAQMRRLSPLSCLKDRKDFAFPLENVDAQQIQKTQAIPVLQELTQQVLILFSSENSSAAWETTLLDTFCTGLHQQLKDLQACLMQQVGVQESPLSQEDSLVAVRKYFHSITAYLREKKHSPCAWEVVRAEVWRALSSSAKLLSRLSEEKE from the coding sequence ATGGCCAGACCCTGTGCTTTCCTGATGGCCCTGGTGCTGATGACCTACTCGTCAACCTGCTCTCTGGGATGCGACCTGCCTCACACTCATAACCTCAGGAACAAGGGAGCCTTGACACTCCTGGCACAAATGAGGagactctcccctctctcctgcctcaagGACAGAAAGGACTTTGCATTCCCTCTGGAGAACGTGGATGCCCAGCAGATCCAGAAGACTCAAGCCATCCCTGTCCTGCAGGAGCTGACCCAGCAGGTCCTCATCCTCTTCAGCTCAGAGAACTCATCTGCTGCTTGGGAGACAACCCTCCTAGATACATTCTGCACTGGCCTCCACCAGCAGCTCAAGGACCTGCAGGCCTGTCTGATGCAGCAGGTGGGGGTACAGGAATCTCCCCTGAGTCAAGAAGACTCGCTGGTGGCTGTGAGGAAATACTTCCACAGCATCACTGCCTAcctgagagagaagaaacacagtCCCTGTGCCTGGGAGGTGGTCAGAGCTGAAGTCTGGAGAGCCCTGTCTTCCTCAGCCAAGTTGCTGTCAAGATTGAGTGAGGAGAAGGAGTAA
- the LOC142833651 gene encoding interferon alpha-12-like — MAKPWAFLMALVVMSYWSTCALGCNLPQIHHLRNKDILTILKQMRRLSLVSCLKDRKDFAFPLEKVDAQQIQKAQAIPVLQELTQQVLILFSSENSSAAWETTLLDTFCDDIYKQVEDLQACRMQQVGVQEPPLRQEDSLVAVRKYFHRITVYLREKKHSPCAWEVVRAEVWRALSSSAELLARLSEEE, encoded by the coding sequence ATGGCCAAACCCTGGGCTTTCCTGATGGCTCTGGTGGTGATGAGCTACTGGTCAACCTGCGCTCTAGGGTGTAACCTGCCTCAGATTCATCACCTCAGGAACAAGGACATCTTGACAATCCTGAAGCAAATGAGGAGACTCTCCCTTGTCTCCTGCCTGAAGGACAGAAAGGACTTTGCATTCCCTCTGGAGAAGGTGGATGCCCAGCAGATCCAGAAGGCTCAAGCCATCCCTGTCCTGCAGGAGCTGACCCAGCAGGTCCTCATCCTCTTCAGCTCAGAGAACTCATCTGCTGCTTGGGAGACAACCCTCCTAGACACATTCTGTGATGATATCTATAAGCAGGTCGAGGACCTGCAGGCCTGTCGGATGCAGCAGGTAGGGGTGCAGGAACCTCCCCTGCGCCAGGAAGACTCCCTGGTGGCTGTGAGGAAATACTTCCACAGGATCACTGTCTAcctgagagagaagaaacacagtCCCTGTGCCTGGGAGGTGGTCAGAGCAGAAGTCTGGAGAGCCCTGTCTTCCTCAGCTGAGTTGCTGGCAAGATTGAGTGAGGAGGAGTGA